CatataaaagggaaagaaaaattaaaaaggaaataaaaccatGCCTTGCAGTTTCTAGATCCAGTTCTCAAACTGGCAGTCCATTGTTTTCCTTATCAAGGAGATACGATTCAGaccaaagttttctttttcctaaaaattaACTACTGAAGTCCTGAATTCTTAGCTGTATTAAGTTTCATGCTtgataaaaaaaacaaatccaccCCTAAAAAGCTTCCTTAGGCagcaacagaaaaatgtttatttcatccCAAATATACCATTTCCTACAAAAATGATCCTTGCTTAATACTCAGGACGGGCAGAAACAGCTGTAGGACTTCGAAGAGCTTTTCTAGGCATAGCATTGTTATAACATTAGCATTTGCTCTGTCACAGCCCGGTAGGGAGCTTCTCAGCAGCAGGACTTCCTACAGGGACTCAGCACCTACTTCTACAACTGCAAGGGACTAAGATGTCAGACACTTAATTTGGGGGATATTAACAGTTGGTATAAAATCTTGTGTCAGCTGTTTCTGACCATTTTCCTGGCTCTGTTGGAGTTCTGCACAGTAAACTTCTCCTAAATCACACCGTGCTTTTCAGTAAAGGAATGTAATCATGTCCCAGTGACCTATTTCTAAATATGCAAAACAGGTTTCCTGCAGCATCGGTGAACTCCAGATATCTGACAGTGTAGTAAAATGTTTACTGGCTTTCATTAAGGATGATCTGCAATACTATCAATATGCAATACTATGCCTCAATGCAAGTAAACGTGCCAGCGCCACAGTCATATTGATAGACCCCTCATCTATCACCACCCACCATGTTTTCCATAGCATCCGTACTCTTAACCTAGAATATTCACACTTTACCCTTAAGTTTTCTGTCGTTTCTGATTGAGCTACACTGAGCGGTAAACATTGCTAATCACCTGCCATTTTAGTGATGAGAAACAGGCTGTCGCCGATCTGCCCGCTGGAGAAGTGCTGTGAGTGAGAGAACCCCGGGTACACAGACCCTTATCTTCTTGTGGGGTGTTGCTCAGGATATTGCTGTTTCCAGCAAGCCCTGGCAATCAGAAAGGCTCTGGAGGCTATAGACAGAAAGTTGTATTCTAAGGGTATACGAAGGCCAGGCTTGGTGCTGAATTTAAAATCATCCTTGCTGATTTTGTACTGGGTGCAGGTCTGGGTCCAAGGATCCGATCTGAGATCTCTCTCAGATCCTTCTTGGGAGTATTGGTAGTTTTTCATTCTGTCAGCGTTGTGACACATGGTTCGTCAAAGAATGTTAGATACAGCACTGCATTGCTCGTGTGTGTTTCAGAGGTCAATGGCTCTAGGAGGTTTTAGTTACGTCTAAACAATGCAAAACAAGATAAATCACAAACTGAGGTTTCATTTAAGAAAGAACTGAGCACATTCTTTCAAGGACAGGACCTGGAGTTTTAACCCTGCCTCCCATCCAGCAAGAATTGGCTTTCTCTAACGGCTTTCAGGAAGTGCCTGGTTCATCCCTCACTTATCTTTATATAACTCCATTGATGTACTCGTGATTCAAGCTGACATAAGGCAGGAAAGAATCAGATGTTGTGTGTCTACGAAATAATTGCTGGAAAATTGAAAGTGTCATGGCTAAAAAAAGTATTGAGTAATTAAATGTATGAAAACATAAAACAGATTCAATACTAAATCATATAGGCATAGAGCAAAATTGGCAGTGGCACAGGTAACACAGTATATTTAGAAACGAGGTAATCAATGCACAATGAAGATTCTCTGTGCCAGCGCCTCAGTGTACTACACTGGTCTTTGCAAATCCAAAATGACACTTCTGTTATAATTACCAGTGATTTTCAAAGTGGTAGTTTTGACTTTTTATAATAAAAGTAGTACTGCAGAAAAGTATACATTATGcgcaggaggaagcaaaaatagtAATTCAGTTTCAGCACGCTTCCCAGGGAAGTACCAAGGTTGATGAATTTTCTATTCATAGGTAGAgattattttaacataaaataagCATTATGCATCAAAATTTTGATACCCTTTTCTCAGGAGATTTCCCATCTTGAACTCTTCATCCTCCCCAAAGGAAGAGACTTACGGACTGTTGCCTCTCTGAGGCATGTTAAAGtcctttgcctttgcttttcactGATGCCACTTCTACTGTTGGAACAGCAACTCTGTCTTGTTAAAGGCCATCCCACAGTTGCAATCTCAAATCCAAACACCCCTCCTCTCTAAACAACAAGATGTTCTCAGACTCCCAGCTACCAACCCATATTGCCTGCTATGTTCTCCTTGCTGGGTTTTCCAGCCTTTGCAAATGTCCTTCTGTTGCATTTGATCTGTTTCTCAAGCAACACCATGACTCAGTGATGGACATTTCtggcaagaaataaaaacaattgtATAATGCTAATATCTGCCCCTCTGTTCTCCAATGGTTTTCAAAGTATATATACACTAATAGTGACATAGCAGTAGGGCAAACAAACACCTATTCCAGCTGAGTCCTTTCAGAGATTGCTAGCTGAACACTCACTGCTAGCCACCAACCTAAGTCatatttttgttcttctgttttctttacagaaaCAGATGTGAGGAATCAGAATGGAGCTCAAGAGAGGTAAAACCTTCATAAAATCCAGTGTGCAACATGAGAAAGCACCACCAGTGCATACGATTCCTGTAAACAAAGATGATataggaaaagacaaaaagacaatTCCAGAGGGAAACCAGAGTGAAGTTGAAGTCCAGCAAGCATGTTTGGCCACACACAAGAACTACAGATTTTCTAGCAAAGCAGCAAGGAATGGGGCTGGTGAAAACAGCTTGGAAAAAACATCTGGCTCTTCCTACAAACTTGTAAGGAAGAGTAAAACCCATGACTGTGTTACTGAGGCAGACAAAACAGAGCAGTGCAGCTCCAGCAACAGAGCTTGTGAAGAAGGTTTCTTTGGAAAGGGAAGGGGGCGACTTGTCAATAGCATCAGCTTTTCAGGGGTGTCCAGTTCCAGCAGTAAGAAGGAGTGCGTGGTCAGTCCCAGCCAGTCTGCGTGCAGCAGTCAGCAGATGATAGATTACAGGAACTTTGTACCACAGATGCCTTTTGTACCAGCTGTTGCAAAAACCATTCCTAGGAAGAGGATTTCCCTCAAGAGATCTAAGAAAGGGCTCAGAgatatatttcatataaaaaagaATAAACCAGACAGTCTCACATTCTTGGCTGAGAAGGACAAGAATCTGCCCTCTCCAGGCTGCAAGAGTGAGCTGTCTGGGCGCCTTGCAAAGTATCTTTTCAAAACTGGAGAAACATTTGCAGCTGACTGCTTGTCACAAGACTGCTCGGACAGCGAGCTGCAGTCCGACTCTTCCTATGACTGCTGCAACACTCTGTGTGAAGATGTTGCGTCGCTAAAGAGCTTTGACTCCCTCACTGGCTGTGGGGAAATCTTTGCTGATGAGAGCTCTGCTCACCTGGAGATGGAGAACAGCAAAGAAGTTCTGGTGAGACGAACCAAGCACAAAGAGAGCCCCATCATGGGCTCTTTCCAAGGGGGTGTGGAGCAGCTGGCCTCTCCTGGCCAGAATGAGACAGTTGAATTTGCAAAGTTTTGGGACAGCATCAACAAGTCAGTGAGGTTACATCAGAGTGCTCTATTTGATAAGAAGTTACTGAAGATACCCAGTCCTGATGTGGAAAAGGCTAAAATCCAGGCTGCTACATCTGTGCCAGACCCCCAAGTGTCACCTGATAAAGACGGTGACAATTCCAAAGAAAGCTCCATAGAAACAGGAACACCGAAAAGCGACAACCAGGAATCCACATCCACAAGTGATGAAGGCTACTATGATTCATTCTCTCCTGGACAAGATGATGAAATGAAGGAAGCTCAGACCCCTGGCATCCCCAGTAAATTTCCAAGAGACAGCTACAGTGGGGATGCTCTTTATGAGCTCTTCTATGACCCAAACGAAGAGAAAATAAACCCAGTCCTAGATGATGACGTGTGCACATCTGAAAGTGTTTCAGAACAAGCTATTGAAATCCCTCTGTCCATTTACAGCTTTCATGTTGGAGCTGAGGAAAACATGGCTTCCCAACCAGCTGTAGACATTATCAGCCAGGGTTTTTTCCACAGCACATGGAAAGGCAAAGAATGTTTGCTAAAACTCTGTGATACTGAGCTTTCACTGACTATGGGGATAATAAACTGGCTGCGAAAACACTCAGGGCTTGTTTCCTCCCCAGACTCTCTTCACAGTTCTCAGTCACAGCCAGAAAAGCCTGATGATACAGTAAACTCTCCCAACCCCAGTTCAGACCAGAAAGCAAGCGCAGAAGCTCAGCAGGAGACACAAAGCACGAGAGAACCTAAGACATGTAACCTACAGGTGTCTTTGGATGAAAGCAAAGAGGCAACCCAGGTCTCTTCAGTAAACGCTGCTGAAAGAGACTACAGCCTAGAGTCTTGCCCTAACACTTCTAATTTGGATATCCAAGAAAGGGAAGGGAATCACCATGAGGATTCATCGGCAATGTCTGGGACTGTAGAAGCCACCAGAGCATCAGGTTACACACCACAATCACAGGCCAACAGAGATAATCTGCAGACATCATCAGTTGAGAATGAGAAGATAACAGTTTCAAAAGGATGTGAGACCCCCAGAGAAAAGACAACATCGACAGAAAGTTTGAACATGGAGACTGACTTCCAGAGCTCTGAAAACCCTCTACTGAATGATAACC
The sequence above is a segment of the Apteryx mantelli isolate bAptMan1 chromosome 9, bAptMan1.hap1, whole genome shotgun sequence genome. Coding sequences within it:
- the AMER3 gene encoding APC membrane recruitment protein 3; amino-acid sequence: MELKRGKTFIKSSVQHEKAPPVHTIPVNKDDIGKDKKTIPEGNQSEVEVQQACLATHKNYRFSSKAARNGAGENSLEKTSGSSYKLVRKSKTHDCVTEADKTEQCSSSNRACEEGFFGKGRGRLVNSISFSGVSSSSSKKECVVSPSQSACSSQQMIDYRNFVPQMPFVPAVAKTIPRKRISLKRSKKGLRDIFHIKKNKPDSLTFLAEKDKNLPSPGCKSELSGRLAKYLFKTGETFAADCLSQDCSDSELQSDSSYDCCNTLCEDVASLKSFDSLTGCGEIFADESSAHLEMENSKEVLVRRTKHKESPIMGSFQGGVEQLASPGQNETVEFAKFWDSINKSVRLHQSALFDKKLLKIPSPDVEKAKIQAATSVPDPQVSPDKDGDNSKESSIETGTPKSDNQESTSTSDEGYYDSFSPGQDDEMKEAQTPGIPSKFPRDSYSGDALYELFYDPNEEKINPVLDDDVCTSESVSEQAIEIPLSIYSFHVGAEENMASQPAVDIISQGFFHSTWKGKECLLKLCDTELSLTMGIINWLRKHSGLVSSPDSLHSSQSQPEKPDDTVNSPNPSSDQKASAEAQQETQSTREPKTCNLQVSLDESKEATQVSSVNAAERDYSLESCPNTSNLDIQEREGNHHEDSSAMSGTVEATRASGYTPQSQANRDNLQTSSVENEKITVSKGCETPREKTTSTESLNMETDFQSSENPLLNDNHEVESCYSYKTAATSPPDPLDREDRNKPVYHSLSISCDKPLQPLTLRHFRSYISPTPREGSTNIVQLLERCVTQVASLKISYENKHLEDKCIGNEMKNIICKMSQYQNKLLLQNECNCIAQKSDYSSLPCTNQYNYETSLRASSMYHLKQNGEQICSEDQKSRARILDEVTRSKINFEYAQLNNQALSYLKDFTLDLSPSDSASTTALNRPTFLPLFNSVCSDIPANFSQASYSTSISLAKPPQPEAAEQGSPGAGSYAEAPCRGLAGGSALSPRPEAAAPDAAVAGRNHQEQAGVGKVQH